One region of Zingiber officinale cultivar Zhangliang chromosome 7B, Zo_v1.1, whole genome shotgun sequence genomic DNA includes:
- the LOC122005027 gene encoding uncharacterized protein LOC122005027 isoform X3 — protein MPLVACRPAQALILSGFNHLPLRCFVPAAPAPLLLHRRLHLPIRTSAYFNYPLRSEHSRCLFLFPSASPRHGCGRCSRSCGVTRRRLDEATAGFAVETRGDRNYGQRLEAWGGFVNTMPKGLKNVVH, from the exons ATGCCCCTAGTCGCTTGCCGGCCTGCCCAAGCCCTTATCTTGTCCGGCTTCAATCACCTCCCGTTGAGATGCTTCGTCCCTGCCGCACCTGCGCCTCTCCTCCTCCATCGCCGTCTCCATCTTCCCATCCGCACCAGTGCCTACTTCAATTACCCTCTTCGTTCCGAACATTCTCGATGCCTTTTTTTATTCCCGTCAGCCTCGCCGCGACATGGCTGCGGACGGTG CAGTCGAAGTTGCGGTGTCACAAGACGACGTCTTGACGAAGCGACTGCAGGATTTGCAGTCGAAACTCGAGGCGATAGGAATTATGGGCAACGATTGGAAGCTTGGGGTGGGTTTGTCAATACCATGCCCAAAG GCCTTAAGAATGTTGTCCACTGA